A window of the Oncorhynchus mykiss isolate Arlee chromosome 15, USDA_OmykA_1.1, whole genome shotgun sequence genome harbors these coding sequences:
- the c15h12orf45 gene encoding uncharacterized protein C12orf45 homolog, translating to MELHLNNNKTSSQDLLACGNGGGLHDKLLLKSKGPKAGRSLQTERVPRSSVLDRLQNFLPQMAQANEKLKLQMEQAPEGHYDIERVEESGKVIEMDVSLVELSSSDSDSDRESSQDNDANSDSEEESELTEENLKLPGNSQRQIKKVHIQVLEKQED from the exons ATGGAGTTACAtttgaacaacaacaaaacaagctCACAAGACTTGCTCGCGTGTGGCAACGGAGGAG GTCTTCATGACAAGCTTCTCCTCAAGTCGAAGGGGCCCAAGGCTGGCAGGTCTTTGCAGACCGAGAGGGTCCCAAGAAGTAGTG TTCTGGACAGACTGCAGAACTTCCTGCCCCAGATGGCCCAGGCCAATGAGAAGCTCAAGTTGCAGATGGAGCAGGCACCTGAGGGCCACTATGACatagagagggtggaggagtCTGGAAAGGTCATAGAGATG GATGTGTCGCTGGTGGAGCTCAGTAGTTCAGACAGCGACTCGGACAGAGAGTCTTCACAGGACAACGACGCCAACTCAGACTCTGAGGAGGAGAGCGAGCTCACAGAGGAGAACCTCAAACTGCCTGGCAACAGCCAGAGGCAGATAAAGAAGGTTCATATCCAAGTCCTGGAGAAACAAGAGGATTAG